The Brachyhypopomus gauderio isolate BG-103 unplaced genomic scaffold, BGAUD_0.2 sc71, whole genome shotgun sequence genome has a segment encoding these proteins:
- the purba gene encoding purine-rich element binding protein Ba, with product MVKMADGDSGSERGGSSGGGGGGGGGGFPHFQRDQETQELASKRLDIQNKRFYLDVKQNSKGRFIKIAEVGAGGSKSRLTLSMSVAAEFRDYLGDFIEHYAQLGPSTPEQIAQSSGGDDGGPRRALKSEFLVRENRKYYLDLKENQRGRFLRIRQTVNRGPGFGVGGGGVPGGGMQSGQTIALPAQGLIEFRDALAKLIDDYGGDEEELVGGGCAGGYGELPEGTAITVDSKRFFFDVGSNKYGVFLRVSEVKPSYRNSITIPFKAWSKFGGAFCRYAEEMKEIQEKQRDKMYERADESEGDDD from the coding sequence ATGGTGAAGATGGCGGATGGGGACAGCGGGAGTGAGCGCGGGGGAAGCAGCGGCGGCGGCGGCGGGGGCGGAGGCGGCGGCTTCCCGCACTTCCAGAGGGACCAGGAGACCCAGGAGCTGGCGTCCAAACGCCTCGACATACAAAACAAGCGATTCTACCTGGACGTAAAGCAGAACTCGAAGGGCAGGTTCATCAAGATCGCCGAGGTCGGGGCCGGAGGCTCCAAGAGCCGCCTCACTCTGTCCATGTCGGTGGCCGCGGAGTTCCGCGACTACCTGGGCGACTTCATCGAGCACTACGCGCAGCTGGGGCCCAGCACGCCCGAGCAGATCGCGCAGTCCTCGGGCGGGGATGACGGCGGGCCCAGACGGGCCTTGAAGAGCGAGTTCCTGGTGAGGGAAAATAGAAAATACTACCTGGATCTGAAGGAGAACCAGCGGGGGAGGTTCCTCCGCATCCGCCAGACCGTCAACCGGGGCCCCGGGTTCGGGGTCGGGGGAGGAGGCGTCCCCGGCGGGGGCATGCAGTCCGGACAAACTATCGCCCTTCCCGCTCAGGGACTAATAGAGTTCCGCGACGCGCTGGCCAAGCTGATAGATGATTACGGCGGGGACGAGGAGGAGCTGGTGGGGGGCGGCTGCGCCGGGGGCTACGGGGAGCTGCCGGAGGGCACGGCCATCACGGTGGACTCCAAGCGCTTCTTCTTCGACGTCGGGTCGAACAAGTACGGCGTGTTTCTGAGGGTGAGCGAGGTGAAGCCCAGCTACAGAAACTCCATTACTATACCCTTTAAGGCCTGGAGCAAGTTCGGCGGAGCGTTCTGCCGCTACGCCGAAGAGATGAAGGAGATCCAAGAGAAGCAGCGAGATAAGATGTACGAGAGAGCCGACGAGTCGGAGGGCGACGACGACTGA